The genomic region AAGACTATATGCTCTTTCGATGTTTTTAGGGCTGAGCAGATAACATGTTTAGAGTGGAGTAAATTGTGGGAGCGCTCCCATTTTCTTAGTGTAACATTGTATGAATTTTGTAGCTGCTGTAATACCATAGAACATTCCTCTTAAACTTGTTTGGGAGTGctgttgaagtgacagtctATGAGCGGTTATAAATACGGGTTGCACCGGTAACAAACTAACGACTGTCGGGGAAAGAAATTAGCCGCCTTTACGTTtggtttccctcatttcttctaACACTTCCGATTTTGATTTACCATTCAGAATGAGCGCTCTACAAATAGATGGCCATTTGTTTCGAGAAGCATTGAGCAAGAACACATTTTCGTCGGATCTGGTTTGCCTTGAATGACGCAAACAGTCAAGATTTTTAAAGTATCTCAACTACATTTTTTTGGGACAATTAACACAAGCATCTTTCACTACAACCATGTCAGTCAGAGGGATTTCTTTTGATTGTGGGCCGGcaagttttgtaaaaatgtttgcaaagaAAAGATGATCAAGTGCGAAGCTCCAGTTTTCTATGTCTccttaagaaaattaattttatttacttttcagtCGGATGGAGTATTCCTTTATTTATAATCAACGATTGTAAAGTAGAGTGTtcaaaatattatgtttttaGATCCTGAGGTTCAGCTGTACCAAAAATCAGTATAATAAATTGTTGTCCATACCCTAAACCAAGCTTTAGTAGGATCGTACTAACAAACTCCTCTTCTTCTTTAACCTAGTCTTATCCTATTTCGGGTCGGCTCTCTTTGTGTAAAATCTCAGGTCACGCGGTCCTGGACCGTGTCTTTGATGAAGTTTCTGCATCGAATGTCGTTTTCAGCGCTGTTTTCCAGGTTTTGGTGGCCTGCCTGGCCCACTTTTCGCTACCTCCATCTGCAACACTTGCCTCACTGCGTGCTCCTCTGGTTTTCTCATTAACTGACCTACCAGCGTAGGTGATTTTCCTGCAGCTTAGTGCTGATTGGAGCAATTTTATTGCTACGCATTTCTGCCGCGTGCAGTTTCAGCTCTAGTTTATATGGCACAGCCCGGATAGTACCAACAAACAAACCAAGTTATATAGATATCTGTTAATACACATCCCAAACGCAACGCAGCTTGGCGGatgcatattttataaaaggTTCCTTTACTTAATTGCCCAAGTGGGTCCCTTTGATGGCATGTTTTTACCCTAACCCATCAAATATTTGGAATAAGAGCTAAatcagtaaacaaattttaaataatcagACTCCAGTGCCATCTAGGGGCACCTAGTGAGTATAAGTAAAATGTAGATTAGATTACTAACTGAAAAGTTCTTAGCCTGACAATCGAAAATGCCCTTCATTCACCGTAAAAAcacgtttatttatttgttcacaTACTTTTAGAAATCCGATACTGAAGTGAACTCGATATTAAACGATCTACAACTTCCAAAGAAGTTCAAATACCTCAATGAACTCACCTTCCAAGAGAAACGAGACTTCCTCGACTCCTTCGATGTAATATTTTGCGATTGTGATGGTAAGTCGCCTGTAgtctcttatttatttttctgaaatccatattaaaaatacaaacacTTCGCTCACATCGCTAGGCGTCATTTGGGAGTCACTGCACGATGTGTTGCCCGGCGCGCCGGAAGCGATCGATTATCTCAAGCAACAGGGAAAGCAAGTCATCTTTGTCACAAACAATAGCATAATACCCATTGAAGTGCagttaagaaaatttcaaaaatgcggTCTTGACGTGAAAAAGGTAATTGAAAgcatttagaaaaatgtgtttatggTAGCTCTTGCGCCGGCAATTATTATCAAAatatgttattattatatttacataattttaattaatttcccaTTACTTCCACCGCCTAAACAGTGCGATATTGTGCATCCAGCACAAACCATATGCGATCACTTGAAGTCCATACAATTCGATGGTCTTATCTTTTGTCTCACTTCGACCGCTTTTAAGTCATTGCTGAGTGACGAGGGCTTCAACGTAGTGGATGAGGTGAGTAATCTGTATGCCTAGCcataaaatatgtgcatatgaatgTACCTACAATATTTACTTGCAGTGCGtcactttcattgaaagtcTGGACGATTTGCGTGCTGCCATCTACAGCGATGACCCAGTGAAAGCAGTGATTATTGATGTCGATTTTAATCTTTCAGCGTCAAAATTAATGCGTGcacattggcatttgaaaaaaaatccagaATGTCTGTTTATTGGCGGTGCAGCCGATACGCTAATCACACTGGACGGAAAAGATGTTATAGGTAAATATAGGAGTAatttaaatgataaataaattaatgtagGCCAGTTAATAAGTTCTGCGAAATGAGTCTAATTGAAAGGCCTTAAGTTCTGTAAGTTTATTTTGCTTGAAAAGGTCGTAGATTCTGAGTGTAAAATACGAGCGATTGACCCAAAGAAATTTAGCCAGCGTTCTCTCGGTAGTCTGATCTAGGCTATCGAAATTAAGTATAGCCGACCAGAAATTTTACACGGCAAAGACTTCCACTTTGAAAACTTTTGCGgctaattttttatgttgttacaaTAAATAACTCGCCCATATTCCAAGCGTATGCCTCTGTTATTGCAATCTGTTCACTGTCTTTTTGAGAAACACCATTCAGGCGTCAGATAGTTAGGCTGTTTTGAGAACtgtaaacaaaatgaaatcaagCCCCAAACTgcataccctatgatctgaaagtaccgggaatgtttaaggGGTTTCCTCGGGTAAAAAAAgcctattttaaatatattttttttctatgtaaaaaattatttatttaattcaaacttttttctgtcttatagatacatatttaaagaataatttctgaaattttcaaaaaaaaaaattaaaactcctccattgtgacggcaTTTCCGGTCACCCCtcaaaaaaggtgcgtccgcgttgtcagcttaactcctgacaggatcatcaaaaatgaaaaaacaaaaataagtgttttagttaagaccataaactcgtgcttgaacgaaggaaagaaaaaaagtacaaattgaaattttggcagacatttttccaaaaaaatgaaaatttcggtcaaatttgcttgacattttgttttttttaaatagttgtaattgaaaaaaaaaatccttcgttcaagcacgagtaaattgtatctcgaacagctgggtaaaatttcatcaagatcggttgaatagttttcgagaacatttgataaccgactttgaaaacacggttccgagaaaaacgtgtttaaagttttgagtaacagtaaaagtggcttggagcgcacacatttcaaacgctgtatctccgaaataattattcggatcgacttgaaaatttaggataatattcttgagatgtttcAACCcgcgaaacccatgtaaccccttaagtaaaactaaacagagttaaatttcaggcaaatgtatttcatctccttcaaaatacaTATGACTCGTCTGAAGCAACATACATGTGCCAATATTTAATCCAGTCCTCCTTGCATCCCTGGTCGGCTGACGAAGGGATGGTCTTCaactccttcgtcgtattctcattgatctcctctatcgactaaaATCTCCTTCCATGAAgaggtaacttcaacttgggaaacaaaaaataatcgcacggggccatattaggtgaatacggtgcttgcacgatggtatttacttggtgtttggtcaaataatccagcacaatttgggctcggtgcgatgacgcgttatcatcatgcaaaatccaagaattgtttgcccacatttccggtcaaccaggcagacactaatgatccgatggcgctaaaaaaagACAGATATGTGTCTTACAGTTCTACcgacataagaaaaaaatatggaccggttcccacgtgcgcggttcgtttgaattaaacattcccggtactttctgatcatagggtatgtaaGCCACGTTGTTCTCGCACCCACCAACCAACCTAACGTTGTTCCTAAGCTTTTTTACCAAACTAAACGTGGATCACAAGCCTTATTTCGTGCCAGCAATGAGCACATGAcagaattttggaaaaagtattGCCAGATACTTATAGTTTTTTGGTTAAAGAGCTCCTGAAAGGCTTTTGATACTCATTCGTTAGGGTCTAAGAACTTTTACTGATTTCAGGGCAGCCAccgtggtgcgtgactatcactcTGAAATGCGCAAATTggaatctccatgcatgaaacaccaaatgatagagaaagtttgtctaatagcggtcgccgcgtGGAAGGCATGTGTGTATTTgcctcctcataaaatatcttttGCCGTTCGaatttggcttaaaactgttgacccctccatttgtggaacaacaccaagacgcacaccacaaattggaggagaagctcggccaaaaatcaaataaagggtgtatacataaatataatacatgCAAACACTATGACAAgttttgattgtttttgtttttaattatttcctttttttgcactttttatacTTCGCACATAGTttttaaattcaacaaattttccttAGAATTACAAACTCTCTAGTgaaactttttagaaaaaatttgcagtttaatattataaagggtgtttttttagaggttaggttttcaagatgaaataaaacgtatataatttaatgttatggccaagaatttagctttattataaagataagggtttgccattatgttttaaaaatgatttcgggcaagtggccgccgcggctggctcgaataaattccagccgagaggcccaattttcgaccactttttgcaccaataacgcgccgaatattctcttccaagacgtcaatcgtctcgggcttatctgcgtagacaagcgacttcacatagccccacaagaaatagtccagcggtgttatatcgcacgatcttggaggccacgccacaggtccacggcgcgagataatgcgctcaccaaaagtttccttcaataaatcgattgttgcgttggctgtatggcatgtagcgccgtcttgttggaaccaaaggtcgtccacatcaacatcgtccaaattcattatgaaatggcaaaccaaactgagcataaatcaagtgacagctgtcaaaaagaccatctacgaaaacctaacctctaaaaaaacaccctttataacacAAGTTTAAAGCGgctcattgatttttgatatttttttgattaatttcttttttgttaacaGTTTTATATATTCTCGTCCACctaacgaatgctcgaaatttttttatatggtaaAATACcgtcaaaaaatgttcaaaaataaataaatagaaaaaaatattcaatagtcgcactgctattattttgaccgcaactgtgcatatatgtatgcatatacagtcGTATCTCGTTAATTGGAAATTCGGGGGTCTCTTAAAATATTACCAATTAAGGAGTGTTAAGATaataaaaagttcgaaatttttgggagaaaataaataaaacttcgaATTATCAAGGgtttttatttaactgctaATGTTTTACATTTTCATAATGTGAATTAATTAATCTTTGAACTCATTCATACGGGCTTGCTTCGAAGCACATTGCTCCTGCTCagacttttcaataatttttttaaggagaaAAAGTGCCTGATATGCTGTTTCATCAGTTTCGTTTTGTAGACAAAAGCTTTGTAAGTTATCGAATGAGGCTCTTGCTACCTTAACTGACACCTCTGCCAAAGATTCTGATGTatcgtcttcatcttcatcgttgCTTTTTCATTCGTATCTGTCGCAAATAAGATTTCGCCATCGGTTAGTGATCTTGAGACAGCAACATCTTCATCCACTTGAACATAGTCAGAAAAACTCACACCGCTGATGTCAACTACTGGTACCATTAATGGTTCTTCATCATCCATAATTTTTGCGAATTGTCCTGActcatatttaatacaaatttttaatctgtATACCAACGAAGCGATTCGTGCGGAGGCGTGCGTCAAAATGTGCCTATGTTTTATGCGTAACACGCAACTACGCACAGTAAAGGTGTTTTCAGGGGAGTCCCAAAATACAAAGTTCTTACTAACACACCAagaaacgctaaaaaaaaacacttttttcatgaatttattgtagcgaaacggttcaagtcagtttattaaaagttgttgcatattataaagtaacatttcaagaatatttgataaaattttcatgtaaaaatattgcaaaatgagcgaatgagagcacatttacgtagacgtcttttcaaaaatacattttgcagtagtcagcatatctcagcgtagaatcatctgaaatcaaaaaaatcgaataatttagttaaagtatgagttaaacttccccccaacgtttattttgacgatttattttcattttcagccatttggtagtcgtttgaagtaaaaagtgatttttgacgaaaaaatgccgccattttgtaggtgtaaaaccaccttaatagaaaaaaaatggcgaaaaaaaacgttggggggaggttttttatatgtaaaatatgtgtgcaaaatttcaaaaggatcggttgagtagttttcaaatgccaatgactacgcactttaaaaaaaaaggttcgagaaaaccgcgtttaaagtttgtaacggactacgcgcgcaactgctgcgtctcggcagatgtttgaggcggctcggctttatgctctataacttaaaaagttttgctcggattgacctaaaattttaacacggtatttttgaaatgttttactacaataacaagcaaaaaaacaatcgatttttatccccccccccccccccccccccccccccttaaaaaattaagttatttcTTTCTATGCCTTTGAAGAACTTAACATCCTAAATTATTTAGGAAAACAAGGTGATTTTATGAGATCTG from Anastrepha obliqua isolate idAnaObli1 chromosome 2, idAnaObli1_1.0, whole genome shotgun sequence harbors:
- the LOC129238957 gene encoding chronophin, producing the protein MEQQVNSEKSDTEVNSILNDLQLPKKFKYLNELTFQEKRDFLDSFDVIFCDCDGVIWESLHDVLPGAPEAIDYLKQQGKQVIFVTNNSIIPIEVQLRKFQKCGLDVKKCDIVHPAQTICDHLKSIQFDGLIFCLTSTAFKSLLSDEGFNVVDECVTFIESLDDLRAAIYSDDPVKAVIIDVDFNLSASKLMRAHWHLKKNPECLFIGGAADTLITLDGKDVIGPGPYISVVENTSRRQALILGKPGVALRDALMQKQHLKDPQRGLFIGDSLVTDVRFGKMCGFQTLLVLSGSSTRADLQSKLPEMETPDYVIDCLADLNGLFT